The following are encoded in a window of Microbispora sp. ZYX-F-249 genomic DNA:
- a CDS encoding histone-like nucleoid-structuring protein Lsr2, producing the protein MAKHTQVILIDDLDGGEANETVTFAIDGTSYEIDLSDGNAKRLREALSPFVSSARRADSGQARGRRRGAGGGGQRAMTREKSAEIRAWAKAHGHPVSERGRIAASIVQAYEDAH; encoded by the coding sequence ATGGCCAAGCACACGCAGGTGATTCTCATCGACGATCTCGATGGCGGCGAGGCCAATGAGACGGTCACCTTCGCGATTGACGGCACGTCATATGAGATTGACCTGAGCGACGGCAACGCGAAGCGGCTTCGCGAGGCCCTGTCGCCTTTCGTCAGCAGCGCGCGGCGCGCGGACAGCGGGCAGGCCCGTGGGCGCCGTCGTGGTGCGGGCGGCGGGGGCCAGCGAGCCATGACCCGCGAGAAGAGCGCGGAGATCCGCGCCTGGGCTAAGGCTCACGGACACCCCGTGAGTGAGCGCGGTCGTATTGCCGCCTCGATCGTCCAGGCGTACGAGGACGCGCACTAG